The stretch of DNA ATGCTACAGTTGCCCAATTccatacataaaaataaactatatgttaaatatatctattaattctatatgtatatacacatcAATATAAACATATAAGAATAAAGTGGCAAGGTACGTGTAAAGTGGCAAAATGCAGTGGTGAAGTGATCAGTGTTATTGCACATTTTGTATTGCACATATTAAATCTATCtactgtatatacatacattgTTCTTGCACATATACATTAAATTTACACGTGAAGTGAGGAGTTGTAgagtttacagtttttctcagtcgattcgattcatttctcagatcagaattgaaattctcaaaacagttcattcaccttgtcacttgtgcacatcataattgcatttctcattgtgtttaacattttgcaaatgcttttgtacatattgcaaatggacatggacagttgtctgttgttttttacattatcagttgcttatgacgtgtaatcaaaatgtgttgtacggattgtctgttgcattgtcttaccctcccaaacatttattctttaggtcatcgcctaggtcattatatgcaaaagtcctgaacatgttgtcataatctctaaggcatcattttacatttatttatttagttaatttttttgttacattttggtaatttatcctaatttaattaaattgtttacaagtgaacattcagttacagtaagaaagggaattggtgaaagCTTAGATCAaacaatggtctcaaccataggtcagaggtgcatctcatgaacctttaccgtaattggcaaacatttatagacgctaaacagtatcacaaagtctcataatggaaagacaaggccaataggagaagtaagactgtgtggtgtagaggagtaagactgtggtgtagaggggtaagactatatggtgtagaggggtaagactgtgtggtgtaaggctgaggggacaaaacagtgaaatacagtaagggcaacaattgtggaccatgttttacatgtaagtcatggtctcacaatggctgaagctggttgctgggtgcagccgaatattggaagatcaacggtgtcttcaatcgttcaaacatttcatagagaaaacatgtatgtactgtaattcagaaatgtgctctctgctgtaatgctgcacattgacatactttctgacatgttattctttttttttttgcatttttgcattcttataccatataagatatcaagactagctcatagtggtagcagaggttcaattttcacacagcaagaggaggctgtatgtgctcaggttgttttgaatgtgtagaaaaAGTTTCTAATTtagcagtttttccagtcagttgtctgtcttttctgaatttcagtcagtgtttttgtcaacaaattgcagtgcgaacaataccgtcaaacaatattgctgtacaaatttgattccagtccaatttcttgctatcagtctcccacatacagtcatgtgtaactgtgttccgtctgtagttttgtgtgtatgtgtgtaccatgtatttgatataccacagaatgtgcagcgttcttgaaatcaaaagcttagctagtttccatcagaatatacagtctacaatgactgtgacttatagttgcacttacaacatgactaagtattttgactgccttgttcataggcaatggccagtggggaaccgtcagggccctctacgccctctcagagggcctaaaatattcttaaagcattatatatataattatccaattttattttatctacttacagtttgacattcgacatctaaacaattacaaaaatataagcaaataaaatattcacccgtgtctattcaatctgtgttggaaggtgaggggttgagtggaagcctgtgagcctgtgtctccccctatcaggactgtgatgcccgctgttcgtttacagagggcctggcagttataattcagcgcaataccagtttcaaatgacagcaaaattgaccaatcatatcttctctcttagtgggcgggcttaactgtatgataatttccgcccgctgtggcgacgctagctgtcgttagcaccatcgctagctagtttcgattcatccctttgacgtcctcgtgcgcgttgtttacatattccgcttccgagaaccacggagctgtgaaccttattttgtttggaaacttattttgcttaagatgttatctagtacagatattattgtttattgcgtttttaaagctgtactgtcgtctcagtttttctttatttagtttattaagaaaggaaaaaaataatttcgggggggaggggggggggggtagcgggcccaggtttaaaggtcacggttcgctactggcaatggcacacagactagatattctgatggcactgacaaatcgactgacctaaatatttgattttggggcaaaaacaaagaattttgagtgaagtatgtgattttgccagtatttcattgagttttgctgtttgcactaactgttttgagaaatgcactagttgtgatgccaatgtaaagcatgatgtgagaaatgaaccaaatcgactgagaaaaactgtattaTAGATTCTTGCGGACAAACGCAACTACGTCGACAAGGTAATTGAGACTGTGACGTCACATGGATTCATATCTAAAGAGACGTTCCAACAGCCAGAAACTATCATTTGTTGGACAACGACAGGAATTAAAGATCATCTTACGGTGCAAAATGGATTTTCGAGATTTGATTGAGCAGCATTACAAGTTTTCACAGTCGGATTGTAGCAGCAACAGCGGCACATCCACACAGGTACTCTACTTCAAATAACTGTTTATGTTATTTATAACTCTGCTTTCCATGATGAAAATTATTTGGTTATTCAACATTGTGTCATACCTCAGTGTGATTACTGTTTTGCGTGTCGATGTAGTCTGAATGGATACGTTAAATGAGAGCACAAATTCGAGTGTTTGGATGTTGTATTATTTATGTAGCCTAATGTATTGGTCTTTAGACCTACACATTTGTATCTAAACAGTTAAAATATTCCATGTTTAAAAAAGGATTGTGAATAAATGAATTTCTATATATAATTTAGGTGTAATTAATCCAGGTGTGAAATATGTGATAGGAAATCATAACAATTTATAGAGTGTGCAATGTGTAAATGTAACCAGGGAtgtatttaaaataatgtaaataagatGATTTTACATGTGGTTTCTGTGTTTTGTCCCATACTTCAGGATTACATGCGGGACAGCCCATTGCAACACCCCATCTCATCCTCCAAGCAGCTGGAGATGATTGAGCGAGAGCAGCGGCAGTTGCAGGCGGTCCGTGTTCAGAAGGTGATGGAAATAAGTTTACGCCAAGAAGAAAGACAGGAGGCAATTCTAAAACGAGTATGTGGCAAATCATTCCACCAGTCCACCAGGATCAACCACAACATCCGACTGGAGCCCATGAGGAACGGTCAGAGTGGCTCTTTCAACTCTGCTGTATCCTCTGTGAGCCACTGCGCACCGCTGCACAAGCCGCAGAGAGTGCGCAGAATCCATGGCTCACaggcagtgttgccatagttactttgaaacagtaatccgactactgactactgactacttctttaaaaagtaactcagttaagttactgactacttgcttttaaaagtaactaagttagattacttttagttactttcagcagaggctgatcccccgcccctataacatgaaaatgactaccagttctgccaatactcactttattgacatgtattttaaccggaacatcaaaaatgacactggcatttgtaaactttttcttgaaataggcttacatgttttttaaataaataaataagacagtctttctgttcaactccgcccacttacagggttgccaactgtcacgcattgagacacacgcatttgactgtcttcacacgcttacgccacacttccgatatctcacgccgaaaaaaaaatccagtttatttacctctgatccacatctatgattcaatgagttactagttcgatctggcgccaaccaccggcgatcgatcgatcgcgatataatactgaatttagtcaattttacaccccgcccggtaacaatttacgttcgccgccaagccccggtttttttttttttttcaggtttgacgttgtgtttttgaaagtagacagcactctgtcgccaggacagagtgtacaacggaccttaatgttgtctttcttagccgaaataaaatcaaaataatgcctgtatttccagctgctaaaggcgaacctctccttccatctgactttggcgccgcagagcagagatgacgtaaccgcgtaagaaacgtgtagccaaaaaataagaatgaataaatataacctacgttcccctgaaatgcagaaatagtaacgcacgatgttttagataagtaactttaatctgactactagtttttaaatagtagttgcgttagactactcgttactgaaaaaagtagtccgactacagtaacgctactaagtaacgcgttaccggcatcactgctcACAGGCTGCTGTCGGAGAGGAGCTGTCTCCCTTCAGGCCGGAGCACCCGTGCACACTCGTTGAGCTCATGCCCGCTATTCGGACACCCGTGCCCCCACCAGCGGTAGCCAAACCCAGCAGGCTCCCCAGAACGCTGACTCTGTACAAGCGGGCCAAGCCTTCCTTCTGGCCAATCTCCACAACGTGTGCCTAGCCGTGCTCGAGGAGGTGAGGAACCTGCTTATGAACTAAATATTCTGTAATCAGAGCCAAGGTGCTTGAGAATGAGCTTCACCATTTGCTACCCCAACTGGACACGCTCCATTTTATGTATTTGGATGTTCTGACCTGTGGAATAGTCAATTTAGAATGTTTTAGAGAGGAATTTCTTGTGGTGTGGAGGCCTGGCCTGGAACTTGAGGCTTACTGTTgcttgtctctctgtctttctcttctcttcactGTCTCAGGTGAAGAACCTGCGCTCCAAGGTTTCATGTGCTGCCATGACCACGCTGGCCTACATGTTCACCTACCTGCGGAGGGCCATGGACCCCGAGGCAGCAGAAGCCGCCCGCGTCCTGCTGCACAAGGCGTGTGAGAGCAGCGCCTTCATCAGGGAGGATGTGGACCTGGCACTCAGTGCCATGGTGCACAGCTGCTCAGCCAGGAGGTCCATACATGCACTGCTGGCCGGGGGACTAAGGTAGGATcacctcaccaacacaatcATGCAGTATTTCCACCAAAATAAACAGCATTGTCAAAAGAGGCTTTTAGTAGAAGACAGAAGTACATTTATAGTACAGCAGGGCACTGTTGTTATCAAGCAGTAGCATCAATGATGGGACAGTTTTGTGGGCAGTCTGGAGTGATTTGCAGTAACAATTTATTTGCAGGACAAAACATTTATTAGTCTTTCTTGTAAGAATGAAGCAGAGTTCATGTGCTTGCAAACTCCAGATGTAATTCTCACTATGTGTTTCTCTTTAATCCTCCAGCCACAGAAACGCCACTGTGAGGAAGACTACAGCGTTTCATATGGAAAGCCTCGCTCAGCTGCTGGGGGCTTCTAAACTGCTCACGGGCAA from Brachyhypopomus gauderio isolate BG-103 unplaced genomic scaffold, BGAUD_0.2 sc81, whole genome shotgun sequence encodes:
- the LOC143493074 gene encoding TOG array regulator of axonemal microtubules protein 1-like isoform X2, with the protein product MDSYLKRRSNSQKLSFVGQRQELKIILRCKMDFRDLIEQHYKFSQSDCSSNSGTSTQDYMRDSPLQHPISSSKQLEMIEREQRQLQAVRVQKVKNLRSKVSCAAMTTLAYMFTYLRRAMDPEAAEAARVLLHKACESSAFIREDVDLALSAMVHSCSARRSIHALLAGGLSHRNATVRKTTAFHMESLAQLLGASKLLTGKDLTERFLSAISRLALDAAQEVSV